Proteins encoded together in one Chryseobacterium sp. G0201 window:
- a CDS encoding beta strand repeat-containing protein — translation MKKILLISGLIPLALSAQVGINNTAPTSTLDITAKNPSGPATTTDGIVIPRIDRGRAQLMTGITTSNLVYINDISTGDQTGTTQDVSSVGFYFFDGTKWVAIISTPTNNDWHLLGNTGTNQSINFIGTIDNQNVVFRRNNVASGFLGTLNTSFGVGSLPQTSPAFFATAFGGGALSVSTGLGGSAFGYQALTSNTTGAQNTAVGYQALRANTTGLQNTALGYGALTALTGGGGNVAVGFNSMSNSSLASGGFNVAIGNSTLIGFTGGNANIAIGDGAGNTAAGDGGSAFTSGNRNIIIGHNRVLPNPTGDNQMNIGNAIFANNLSTNISTLTANVGIGISTPLTRLHVSATTAESNRYNIFDAPAETNQYGIIALRNTSALATGNYSLLGFTNSGPTSGGANWGVGSIRTGATATNGSEEDFYIGNSTGSTLNERLRIKPNTGYVGIGTSNPTARVEISSGTANTSGLKFTNINSTTPPTANTSPLGIDASGNVVVQSSLSTSFKSFNVDANSATNSLLTLGGIQLRYNSTTCTSTNTFVQVRSTTGTNNIGIMHSTSTSSQTAASNALIPTTPLTITTTFTDIANIPVNCVQDGHAQFNYFSYTDKTFYRINFHVADGDSLPGAAAQGYIFAELQR, via the coding sequence ATGAAAAAAATACTTTTAATTTCTGGACTTATTCCCTTAGCTTTATCGGCACAAGTAGGAATTAATAACACTGCTCCGACATCAACATTAGACATTACTGCAAAAAATCCTTCAGGACCCGCAACCACCACTGATGGTATTGTTATCCCAAGAATTGACAGAGGAAGAGCGCAGCTAATGACCGGAATAACAACTTCCAATCTTGTTTATATTAATGATATTTCAACAGGAGACCAAACTGGAACAACTCAAGATGTTTCTTCGGTTGGTTTTTATTTTTTTGACGGCACGAAATGGGTTGCCATAATCTCAACTCCAACGAATAACGACTGGCATCTTTTAGGAAACACGGGGACAAATCAGTCCATTAATTTCATCGGAACTATTGATAACCAAAATGTAGTGTTCAGAAGAAATAATGTGGCATCGGGTTTTTTAGGAACCCTGAATACTTCTTTTGGAGTAGGATCTCTGCCACAAACATCTCCAGCTTTCTTTGCTACAGCATTTGGAGGGGGAGCGCTGTCTGTTTCAACAGGACTTGGCGGGAGCGCTTTTGGCTACCAGGCCTTAACTTCAAACACTACAGGAGCTCAAAATACGGCAGTTGGATATCAGGCTTTACGAGCTAACACTACAGGCCTGCAAAATACAGCGTTAGGCTATGGTGCACTTACAGCATTAACCGGAGGCGGAGGTAACGTGGCTGTAGGGTTCAATTCAATGAGTAATTCAAGTTTAGCATCAGGTGGTTTCAACGTAGCTATTGGCAACAGTACATTAATTGGTTTTACAGGTGGTAACGCAAATATAGCTATTGGTGATGGAGCAGGAAATACAGCTGCTGGAGATGGAGGAAGCGCTTTTACCAGCGGAAACAGAAATATAATAATAGGGCACAACCGCGTTCTTCCAAATCCAACCGGAGACAATCAAATGAATATAGGTAATGCTATTTTTGCCAACAATTTATCCACTAACATAAGCACGCTTACCGCCAACGTCGGAATCGGGATATCTACCCCATTAACGAGACTTCATGTTTCAGCAACCACAGCAGAATCAAATAGATACAATATATTTGATGCTCCTGCAGAAACCAATCAATACGGAATTATAGCACTGAGAAATACTTCTGCTCTTGCTACCGGGAATTATTCGCTTTTAGGATTTACAAATAGCGGACCTACCTCTGGCGGTGCAAACTGGGGCGTAGGATCTATCCGTACAGGAGCAACAGCTACAAACGGCAGTGAGGAAGATTTCTACATAGGAAATTCTACCGGATCAACTTTAAATGAACGTTTAAGAATAAAACCTAACACCGGATATGTAGGAATAGGAACTTCAAACCCAACAGCAAGAGTGGAGATATCCTCCGGAACAGCTAATACTTCAGGTTTAAAATTCACCAATATCAACAGCACTACACCACCAACAGCAAATACATCACCATTAGGAATTGATGCTAGTGGAAATGTAGTAGTACAAAGTTCTTTATCTACAAGTTTTAAATCCTTTAACGTAGATGCAAACTCTGCTACAAATTCTCTCCTAACTTTGGGCGGAATCCAGCTAAGATATAATTCAACAACTTGTACAAGCACCAATACATTTGTACAAGTAAGATCTACCACCGGGACTAACAATATCGGAATCATGCACTCTACAAGCACGTCTTCCCAAACAGCTGCCAGCAATGCTTTAATACCGACAACACCTCTTACAATCACAACTACCTTTACAGACATAGCCAATATTCCTGTCAACTGTGTGCAGGATGGCCATGCCCAATTTAATTACTTTTCTTATACCGATAAAACGTTTTACAGGATTAATTTTCATGTTGCGGATGGAGATAGTTTACCTGGGGCAGCAGCTCAAGGATACATCTTTGCAGAATTACAGAGATAA
- a CDS encoding DUF5686 family protein, with amino-acid sequence MSINNSKYYYFSFFLFFTGLVCGQNSANGKILDAKTNKEINGVDIFINENNKPALTTTTGNFSVQSDSIIYKLKFLRKNYALETVDITTENANNLFVKLAQEKVESIQEVVIHNEKPKYKNKKENPAYAIMQEVWKRKRNNGLDKFDTYTYKEYEKIQFDANNLDSAFMSKKIFNKLDFIFDYADSTASGKIGLPIFLNESIYENFGKNKPDKRTKRLLVAQKTSGFQDNQVISITAKNLYRDINIYDNTINYFDIGFPSPVGETGFSTYDYNLVDTISIRGENAYKIRYLPKRTEVLAFQGYLYIDTDSYAVLGATLKSTQKINVNFINSISTELEYDNPDENTFLPKKFVTEIELTPFAKKKTSKSIIAKRSVDYSNYEFNKPLEDKVFVRREEEYENNFVDKDDAYWVKARPDSLSKSEQGVYEMLDKLQQTPKFNRIVKIYETLASGYYNAFKGIDIGPIFSIYGKNEVEGDRIRLGARTYFGQNDPWRIQFYTAYGFKDQQVKYGVEGRYMFNRVNRFMIGGGNRRDILQLGVQLTTDDGIMARSFASSTVFARGENASLSSLNQTNIFTSIEPWKNFQIRVDGTMQSIKSANPDGFSLMYYRNGDLRKTLNDSHVTISLIARPGAKFSQTGVDRYEHGTLAPTIVLKYTRGIEGLFNADFNYNKLQFMFYKPLLIGSWGKTLINFEAGKNFNTVPLALQNVIPGNQSYSLVGNTFAQLNYYEFVADTYTTLHLEHHFNGKILSYIPLIKKLKLREVAFIRGAYGTLSDASKSINVEGFKYSAPSEHVYYEYGFGIENIGFGNLRIFRVDFNWRGNYLDRPDISKFGIKAGFQVGF; translated from the coding sequence ATGTCAATTAATAACTCCAAATATTATTATTTCTCTTTTTTCCTATTTTTTACAGGTCTTGTCTGTGGCCAGAACTCAGCAAATGGTAAAATTTTAGATGCTAAAACAAATAAAGAAATCAACGGTGTAGATATCTTTATCAATGAGAACAACAAACCCGCTCTCACGACAACTACAGGAAATTTCAGTGTGCAGTCAGACAGTATTATTTATAAATTAAAATTTCTGAGAAAAAACTACGCTCTGGAAACCGTAGATATTACTACTGAAAATGCCAACAATCTTTTTGTAAAACTAGCTCAGGAAAAAGTAGAAAGTATACAGGAGGTTGTTATTCACAACGAAAAACCAAAATACAAGAATAAAAAGGAAAATCCGGCTTACGCAATCATGCAGGAAGTCTGGAAAAGAAAAAGAAATAACGGTTTAGATAAATTCGATACTTATACTTACAAAGAATACGAAAAAATTCAGTTTGATGCCAACAACCTGGATAGTGCTTTTATGAGTAAAAAAATCTTCAATAAATTAGATTTTATATTCGATTATGCAGATTCTACTGCAAGTGGAAAAATAGGACTTCCTATTTTCTTAAATGAATCTATTTATGAAAACTTTGGAAAAAACAAACCCGACAAAAGAACAAAAAGACTTTTAGTTGCTCAGAAAACTTCTGGTTTTCAGGACAATCAGGTAATTTCGATTACTGCAAAAAATCTTTATCGCGATATTAATATTTACGATAATACGATCAATTATTTTGATATAGGATTTCCGAGTCCGGTTGGAGAAACCGGTTTTAGCACTTACGATTATAACTTAGTAGATACGATCTCAATCCGTGGAGAAAATGCCTACAAAATAAGATATTTACCCAAAAGAACTGAGGTTTTAGCTTTCCAAGGATATCTTTATATAGATACAGACAGCTATGCAGTTTTGGGAGCAACTTTAAAATCGACTCAAAAAATCAATGTGAATTTCATTAATTCAATTTCAACGGAACTTGAATATGATAATCCTGACGAGAATACTTTTCTACCTAAAAAATTCGTCACAGAGATCGAACTAACCCCTTTTGCCAAGAAAAAAACATCAAAAAGCATCATTGCTAAAAGATCTGTAGATTATTCAAATTATGAATTTAATAAGCCTTTAGAAGATAAAGTTTTTGTACGCAGAGAAGAAGAATATGAAAATAATTTTGTTGATAAAGATGATGCTTATTGGGTAAAAGCCAGACCAGACTCTTTATCTAAAAGCGAACAGGGAGTTTACGAAATGCTTGATAAGCTTCAGCAAACACCAAAATTCAACAGAATTGTAAAAATTTATGAGACCTTGGCTTCCGGCTATTACAATGCATTTAAAGGAATAGATATTGGTCCAATATTCTCAATTTACGGAAAAAATGAAGTTGAAGGAGATAGAATAAGATTGGGAGCAAGAACCTATTTTGGGCAAAATGACCCGTGGAGAATTCAGTTTTATACAGCGTACGGATTTAAAGATCAACAGGTTAAATATGGTGTTGAAGGTCGATACATGTTCAACAGAGTCAACAGATTTATGATCGGAGGTGGAAACCGAAGAGACATTCTGCAACTTGGTGTTCAGTTGACAACCGATGACGGTATCATGGCTCGTTCATTTGCTTCATCTACAGTTTTTGCAAGAGGAGAAAATGCTTCATTAAGCTCATTAAATCAAACAAACATATTCACATCCATTGAGCCTTGGAAAAACTTCCAAATTCGTGTTGACGGAACAATGCAAAGCATTAAATCTGCCAACCCGGACGGATTTAGTCTAATGTATTACAGAAATGGTGATCTAAGAAAAACACTTAATGACTCTCACGTTACGATTAGTTTGATTGCAAGACCGGGAGCAAAGTTTTCTCAGACCGGCGTCGACAGATACGAGCATGGAACTTTAGCGCCAACAATCGTTTTAAAGTATACGAGAGGTATCGAAGGTCTCTTTAATGCAGATTTTAACTATAATAAGCTTCAATTCATGTTCTACAAACCTCTTTTGATAGGAAGTTGGGGTAAAACGTTAATTAATTTTGAAGCGGGTAAAAACTTCAACACCGTTCCATTGGCTTTACAGAATGTTATTCCTGGAAACCAGTCTTACAGCTTGGTTGGAAATACTTTTGCACAGCTTAATTATTATGAATTTGTTGCAGATACTTATACAACACTACATTTAGAACATCATTTTAACGGAAAAATACTTTCTTATATCCCTTTAATTAAAAAATTGAAATTAAGAGAAGTTGCTTTCATCAGAGGTGCTTACGGAACATTAAGCGATGCCTCAAAATCGATCAATGTTGAAGGCTTTAAATATTCTGCTCCGAGCGAGCATGTTTATTATGAATATGGTTTCGGGATCGAGAACATCGGTTTCGGGAACTTAAGAATTTTCAGAGTAGATTTCAACTGGCGTGGCAATTATCTCGACAGACCGGATATTTCCAAATTCGGGATCAAAGCAGGATTCCAAGTCGGTTTTTAA
- a CDS encoding bacteriocin-like protein — MKNLKKINRGQLKSVMGGALPGKDCLPCDVYCKIPEGERPSCNIVYIVAHCNSCKGYPSES; from the coding sequence ATGAAAAATTTAAAGAAAATCAACAGAGGACAACTTAAAAGTGTAATGGGAGGAGCACTTCCGGGAAAAGATTGTTTGCCATGTGATGTGTATTGCAAGATCCCGGAAGGTGAAAGACCATCTTGTAACATAGTCTATATTGTAGCTCATTGTAACAGCTGCAAAGGTTATCCATCAGAATCTTAA
- the rpmA gene encoding 50S ribosomal protein L27: MAHKKGVGSSKNGRESHSKRLGVKIFGGQEAIAGNIIIRQRGTQHHPGTNVGMGKDHTLFALVDGKVVFRKKANNRSFVSVEPNA, translated from the coding sequence ATGGCACACAAGAAAGGAGTCGGTAGTTCCAAGAACGGTAGAGAATCTCACTCTAAAAGATTAGGTGTGAAGATCTTCGGAGGACAAGAAGCTATTGCCGGAAACATTATTATCAGACAAAGAGGTACGCAACACCACCCAGGTACTAACGTGGGAATGGGTAAAGACCACACTTTGTTTGCTCTAGTAGACGGTAAAGTAGTTTTCAGAAAGAAAGCAAATAACAGATCTTTCGTATCTGTAGAACCAAACGCATAA
- the rplU gene encoding 50S ribosomal protein L21, whose product MFAIVEIAGLQYKVEQDQKLFVNRLKGEKGDKVSFDKILLTVNGSITVGAPAVSGIVVDAEILDHVKADKVIVFKKKRRKGYQVKNGHRQSLTQIQITGITGFEGAPKKAAKKETVKAEVLSDNATVNFSEDHELNYHLKKNNLSQSKENRETLITLGKAVKVELEKTVLTHEEVDAAIVKNIDQFKALNK is encoded by the coding sequence ATGTTTGCAATTGTAGAAATAGCAGGGCTTCAATACAAAGTTGAGCAAGACCAGAAGTTGTTTGTAAACCGTTTGAAAGGAGAAAAAGGAGATAAAGTATCTTTCGATAAGATTCTTCTTACTGTAAACGGTTCAATCACTGTTGGCGCCCCAGCTGTAAGCGGTATCGTAGTAGATGCTGAAATTTTAGATCATGTAAAAGCTGATAAAGTAATCGTTTTCAAAAAGAAAAGAAGAAAAGGTTATCAGGTGAAAAATGGTCACAGACAATCTTTAACTCAAATTCAAATCACTGGTATCACTGGTTTTGAAGGAGCACCAAAGAAAGCTGCTAAAAAAGAAACTGTGAAAGCTGAAGTTCTTTCAGACAACGCAACTGTTAACTTTAGTGAAGATCACGAGTTGAACTATCACTTGAAGAAAAACAACTTGTCTCAGTCTAAAGAAAACAGAGAAACTTTAATTACTTTAGGTAAAGCAGTTAAAGTTGAATTAGAGAAAACTGTTCTTACTCACGAAGAAGTAGATGCTGCTATCGTTAAGAACATTGATCAATTTAAAGCACTTAATAAATAA
- a CDS encoding metalloprotease, with protein MKMNFNFCLIAGAIAAFSLTACNDDKMEDSVLPESQTETSKIEQPGDMQKQCSYVDQYWSSSAVLKTVLKTTTDTNFMNAQMSNIISLWGGTSLTFRFVDDASNPNSTYNAISYSNGKIYYGYAIYYDAKAKGGDIVNAMILAHEYGHQLQYRYDLPSVSESTARPNELEADGFAGYYLRRPNGYNQTTFAQIAAAYEFAQSIGDYQTTSAGHHGTPPQRRSAVRLGFLLGQYNLSAADFDYNFFYYYQGVLNGTYKQAKNTRNPEIDAYMSQYIDELRKIQTGEISAEEFKDLK; from the coding sequence ATGAAAATGAACTTTAATTTCTGCTTAATAGCAGGAGCAATTGCTGCATTCTCACTGACAGCATGTAACGACGACAAAATGGAAGACAGCGTTCTTCCGGAATCTCAAACTGAAACTTCAAAAATCGAACAACCCGGAGATATGCAAAAGCAATGTTCCTATGTTGATCAGTACTGGAGCTCAAGTGCGGTTTTGAAAACTGTTCTTAAAACAACAACTGACACCAACTTCATGAATGCTCAGATGTCTAACATCATTAGCCTTTGGGGAGGAACGAGTTTAACTTTCAGATTTGTGGATGATGCATCAAACCCAAATTCAACGTACAATGCAATTTCATACTCAAATGGAAAAATCTATTATGGATATGCCATTTATTATGATGCAAAAGCAAAAGGCGGCGATATTGTAAACGCCATGATTCTTGCTCACGAGTACGGACATCAGCTTCAGTATCGTTACGATTTACCTTCTGTAAGTGAATCTACAGCAAGACCAAATGAGTTGGAAGCTGACGGTTTTGCAGGATATTATTTGAGAAGACCAAACGGTTACAACCAAACAACATTTGCTCAAATTGCAGCAGCTTACGAATTTGCTCAGAGCATTGGAGATTATCAGACTACAAGTGCAGGACACCACGGAACTCCGCCACAAAGAAGATCTGCAGTTCGTTTAGGCTTCCTTTTAGGACAGTACAATCTTTCTGCTGCCGATTTTGATTATAACTTCTTCTATTACTATCAAGGAGTTTTAAATGGAACTTACAAACAGGCAAAAAACACCAGAAATCCTGAAATTGATGCTTATATGAGTCAATATATAGACGAATTAAGAAAAATTCAGACTGGGGAAATTTCAGCTGAAGAGTTTAAAGATCTTAAGTAA
- a CDS encoding acyltransferase family protein translates to MNRDLYIDFAKGLATLSIIFIHTAFWSGQFYIPAEVRVFSLVFDVALFYALSGITSGNNIEKTFYRLLKLQITYMIFVTFLFFLDYFFKVFGLNFFSLEWLQKFYLTFGSKYATTSISMEPQWQNLGNWYLHQYTNADTFPVVMGSFWYLKVYFILTVFGVLILKFFPKHINWFIGICIGLTLLFNIFPWFYPTGQVGYVAFYMAIFLIANRMRGKTIPTKMIPVLYGIVAFALAWMFWYYGSEIFYKINKNKFPPKIPYIIWSLFSLTTLFVFYNRLKIIKENFVTYIGKNAIFFYFAQGLSSSLVYFLVVPLKENMPWWILMVLIYIINIILAFIISAGLKKVDSFGWNILEILRRKTEVK, encoded by the coding sequence ATGAATAGAGATCTCTACATTGATTTTGCAAAAGGACTGGCAACGCTTTCCATTATATTTATTCATACCGCTTTTTGGTCAGGGCAATTTTATATTCCGGCCGAGGTAAGAGTATTTTCTTTGGTTTTTGATGTGGCTCTATTCTATGCTTTAAGTGGAATTACATCCGGCAACAATATCGAGAAAACTTTTTACAGATTATTAAAATTACAGATCACCTACATGATCTTTGTAACATTTTTGTTCTTTTTAGATTACTTTTTTAAAGTTTTTGGGCTGAATTTTTTCTCTTTAGAATGGCTTCAGAAATTCTATTTAACATTTGGTTCAAAATACGCTACAACAAGCATTTCTATGGAACCACAATGGCAAAATCTCGGAAACTGGTATCTTCATCAATACACAAATGCAGACACTTTTCCTGTAGTGATGGGAAGTTTTTGGTATTTGAAAGTGTATTTTATTTTAACCGTTTTTGGAGTTTTAATTTTAAAATTCTTTCCAAAACACATCAATTGGTTTATCGGGATTTGCATTGGTTTAACTTTACTATTTAATATTTTTCCTTGGTTTTATCCAACAGGACAAGTTGGTTATGTAGCGTTTTATATGGCTATTTTCTTAATTGCCAACAGAATGCGCGGAAAAACAATCCCAACCAAGATGATTCCGGTACTTTACGGGATTGTTGCGTTTGCATTAGCTTGGATGTTTTGGTATTATGGAAGTGAAATTTTTTATAAAATCAATAAAAATAAATTCCCTCCAAAGATTCCTTATATAATATGGAGCCTATTTTCTTTGACTACCCTATTCGTTTTTTACAACAGATTAAAAATTATTAAAGAGAATTTTGTAACCTACATCGGGAAAAACGCGATTTTTTTCTATTTCGCTCAAGGATTAAGTTCATCACTTGTATATTTTCTCGTTGTTCCATTGAAAGAAAATATGCCTTGGTGGATTTTAATGGTATTAATTTATATCATTAATATCATTCTAGCATTTATTATTTCAGCAGGATTGAAGAAAGTCGATAGTTTTGGCTGGAATATTTTGGAGATCTTAAGAAGAAAAACCGAAGTTAAATAA
- a CDS encoding tRNA-(ms[2]io[6]A)-hydroxylase: MFKLKLLTDPRWANIAEGNLGEILTDHAWCEQKATTNAISLINMLPEHPEIVTELIAIAQEELDHFSQVHEIIKKRGFVFGKARKDDYVNELAKFVVQGSREDLIVDKLLFAAMIEARSCERFKVLTENIKDEELVVFYRELMISEANHYTTFIGFARQLGDPEKVNKRWEEWLEYEANIIKSYGNKETIHG; encoded by the coding sequence ATGTTTAAGTTGAAACTTCTTACCGACCCAAGATGGGCAAATATTGCAGAAGGAAATCTCGGAGAAATTTTGACCGATCATGCTTGGTGTGAGCAGAAAGCTACAACAAACGCTATAAGTTTGATCAATATGCTTCCTGAACATCCGGAAATCGTAACAGAACTTATTGCTATCGCTCAGGAAGAGCTTGACCATTTTAGTCAGGTTCACGAGATCATTAAGAAAAGAGGATTTGTTTTTGGGAAAGCAAGAAAAGATGATTATGTCAATGAATTGGCTAAATTTGTCGTTCAGGGAAGCCGAGAAGATTTAATTGTTGATAAATTACTTTTCGCTGCCATGATTGAAGCGAGAAGCTGTGAACGTTTTAAAGTACTTACAGAAAACATTAAAGATGAAGAGCTTGTCGTTTTCTACAGAGAACTAATGATCTCAGAAGCAAATCATTATACAACATTTATAGGCTTTGCAAGACAATTGGGAGATCCCGAAAAAGTAAACAAGCGTTGGGAAGAATGGCTGGAATATGAAGCCAATATCATCAAATCATACGGCAATAAAGAAACAATACACGGTTAA
- a CDS encoding DUF502 domain-containing protein, protein MKKLTFENITNFFLKNFFQGLVIIGPIGLTIFVIWYVVTSVDNIIPSVAKEIPGLVFISTILITALLGFLGNKFVVGKFFFDLVDRLLEKTPGVKHIYTPTKDVMSSFVGDKKKFNDPVWVKTNESPEIWRIGFLTQKEMEDVDKHNYVAVYLPHSYAISGWVIVTEEKNIKPVVGMTAASAMKFAVSGGVAGFHSDDNIFKAPE, encoded by the coding sequence TTGAAAAAATTAACTTTCGAGAATATCACTAATTTTTTTCTGAAAAATTTCTTTCAGGGATTGGTGATTATTGGCCCAATCGGACTTACCATCTTTGTCATTTGGTACGTTGTTACGTCTGTTGACAATATTATTCCGTCTGTTGCCAAAGAAATTCCGGGGCTGGTCTTTATTTCAACGATTTTAATTACTGCTCTTCTAGGATTTTTAGGAAATAAATTCGTTGTCGGAAAATTCTTTTTCGACTTGGTGGATCGGTTACTTGAAAAAACTCCCGGTGTAAAACATATCTACACCCCAACCAAAGACGTAATGTCCTCATTTGTAGGAGACAAGAAAAAATTCAACGATCCTGTCTGGGTAAAAACAAATGAAAGCCCAGAGATCTGGAGAATCGGATTTTTAACGCAAAAAGAAATGGAAGATGTAGACAAACACAACTATGTTGCCGTTTACCTTCCTCATTCTTACGCTATTTCGGGCTGGGTAATTGTAACTGAAGAAAAAAACATCAAACCTGTAGTGGGAATGACCGCAGCTTCGGCAATGAAATTTGCTGTAAGTGGCGGTGTAGCAGGCTTCCATTCAGACGACAATATATTTAAAGCTCCAGAGTAA
- a CDS encoding tryptophanase → MNLPYAEPFRIKMIEEIRQSTREEREQWLKDANYNLFNLKSSQVYIDLLTDSGTGAMSDRQWGALMTGDESYAGSRSFEQLHQTVQDITGFKYLLPTHQGRAAENVLFSVLVKDGDVVPGNSHFDTTKGHIEFRKAHAIDCTIDEAFDINNLHPFKGNIDLEKLEEVYKSHPKEKIPFCLITITCNSSGGQPVSLENMKAVRELSNKYGVPVFFDSARFAENAYFIKKREKGQENRSIKDICKEVFSYGDGMTMSSKKDGLVNIGGFIALNSEEVFRKASSFTIIYEGFITYGGMAGRDMAALAVGLDEATEFAYLESRISQVEYLGHKLIEYGIPVQKPIGGHAVFIDSLDFLPNVERSEYPAQTLGLEIYKEAGIRTVEIGTLLADRDPETRENRYPKLELVRLAIPRRTYTNNHMDYIAAAIKNVYERRDDIAKGYKITWEPELLRHFTVQLEEA, encoded by the coding sequence ATGAATTTACCGTACGCGGAACCTTTCCGCATTAAAATGATTGAAGAGATCCGTCAATCAACAAGAGAAGAGAGAGAGCAGTGGCTAAAAGACGCTAACTATAATTTATTTAATCTAAAATCTTCACAGGTTTATATTGATCTTTTAACAGATTCAGGAACCGGAGCAATGTCTGACAGACAATGGGGAGCCTTGATGACAGGAGACGAAAGCTATGCAGGTTCTCGTTCATTCGAGCAATTACACCAAACTGTACAGGATATCACAGGTTTCAAATATCTTTTACCTACGCACCAGGGAAGAGCTGCTGAGAACGTTTTATTTTCAGTATTAGTAAAAGATGGTGATGTAGTTCCCGGGAACTCTCACTTTGATACGACAAAAGGTCACATCGAGTTCAGAAAAGCACACGCGATCGACTGTACGATTGACGAGGCTTTTGATATTAATAATTTACATCCATTCAAAGGAAATATCGATCTTGAAAAACTGGAAGAAGTTTATAAAAGTCATCCAAAAGAAAAGATTCCTTTCTGTTTAATTACCATTACATGTAACTCTTCTGGAGGACAGCCTGTTTCTTTAGAAAACATGAAAGCGGTAAGAGAACTTTCCAACAAGTATGGAGTTCCGGTTTTCTTTGACTCGGCAAGATTCGCAGAAAACGCTTATTTCATCAAAAAAAGAGAAAAAGGTCAGGAAAACAGATCGATCAAAGACATTTGCAAAGAAGTTTTCTCTTATGGAGACGGAATGACAATGAGTTCTAAAAAGGATGGATTGGTAAACATCGGAGGTTTCATCGCTTTGAATAGTGAAGAGGTTTTCAGAAAAGCATCAAGTTTCACCATTATCTACGAAGGTTTCATTACTTATGGTGGAATGGCAGGAAGAGACATGGCAGCTTTGGCTGTTGGTCTTGATGAAGCAACAGAATTTGCTTATCTGGAAAGCAGAATTTCTCAGGTTGAATATCTTGGTCATAAATTAATTGAATACGGAATTCCTGTTCAGAAACCAATCGGTGGACACGCGGTTTTTATTGATTCTTTAGATTTCTTACCGAATGTTGAACGTTCGGAATATCCAGCACAAACTTTAGGCCTTGAGATCTACAAAGAAGCAGGAATCAGAACTGTAGAAATCGGAACTTTATTGGCAGACAGAGATCCTGAAACAAGAGAAAACCGTTATCCTAAGTTGGAATTGGTACGTTTGGCGATTCCTAGAAGAACGTATACAAACAATCACATGGATTATATTGCCGCTGCAATCAAAAATGTTTACGAAAGACGTGATGACATTGCAAAAGGATACAAAATAACATGGGAGCCAGAACTTCTGAGACACTTCACAGTGCAATTGGAAGAAGCATAA